The following coding sequences are from one Roseburia hominis A2-183 window:
- a CDS encoding lysozyme inhibitor LprI family protein has protein sequence MKKAIYLLVLVLSMGIYTGCGKENTEIENSRMEEQTTPENSENDEIHLEDGLKIDFTRDYSENIKEDVDDVVADSTSLQEELTNMEKVTQKYTPLAEAAQTQGEMNVAAQWLYTIWDTELNNLWGRLSSSADRQMKENLLAEQRNWIDLKEEVTLLNIGSREENGSMYPLLQDSYLEEITKNRAYVLARELAKIKEEDFVMPEVSAKYGTFVDNQGTGDIYSSLIIRQNWEGKDEAVISIYRQGEMEGSFVDHGNGELSFTSEDGSVKGMIKIDGWNGASFKVTEIYGEFPFSVGEEFEFPFAF, from the coding sequence TACAGAAATCGAAAATTCCCGCATGGAAGAACAAACTACACCTGAGAACAGTGAAAACGATGAGATTCATTTGGAGGATGGACTGAAAATAGACTTTACCCGCGATTATTCTGAGAATATTAAGGAAGATGTAGACGATGTAGTAGCGGATTCCACATCTCTGCAGGAAGAATTGACGAATATGGAGAAGGTTACACAAAAGTATACCCCATTAGCTGAGGCGGCACAAACGCAGGGCGAAATGAATGTAGCCGCGCAATGGCTTTATACGATATGGGATACGGAACTGAATAATCTTTGGGGCAGATTGAGTAGTTCAGCGGACCGGCAGATGAAGGAGAATCTTCTGGCAGAGCAGAGAAACTGGATAGATCTGAAAGAAGAAGTGACTTTATTAAATATTGGTTCCAGAGAAGAAAATGGTAGTATGTATCCGCTTTTACAGGACTCTTATCTGGAGGAAATTACAAAAAACAGGGCGTATGTTCTTGCAAGAGAGCTGGCGAAGATAAAAGAGGAAGACTTTGTTATGCCGGAAGTTTCCGCAAAGTACGGAACCTTTGTAGATAATCAGGGAACCGGTGATATATACAGTTCCCTGATCATCAGACAGAATTGGGAAGGAAAAGATGAAGCGGTGATCTCTATTTACAGACAGGGGGAAATGGAAGGAAGCTTTGTGGATCATGGAAATGGAGAACTGAGCTTTACATCAGAAGACGGAAGTGTAAAAGGAATGATCAAAATCGACGGATGGAATGGCGCAAGTTTTAAAGTTACGGAAATATACGGGGAATTTCCATTTTCTGTAGGAGAAGAGTTCGAATTTCCTTTTGCCTTTTGA
- a CDS encoding thiamine pyrophosphate-dependent enzyme translates to MEKQKIMYDSGNELAAFAAKQINYHVMGYYPITPSTQIAENLDVMGAEGLHDIALIAAEGEHSAAGICYGASAAGGRVFNATSANGLLYALEQFPVQSGTRMPMVMNVACRTVSGPLCIKGDHSDVMYLLNTGWIILFADEPQKVYDFNLLGLKLAEAVRLPVAVAFDGFFTSHQKRKCLVFENDDTVTRYIGEKLSCDNPKVSAFAGTGTCGTAAELPYASVLDLAHPVSIGSYMNEPDVINNRYQLHLAMEAARNKLPELFTEYAALSGRELSLCGAYRHEDAEVLLFVLGSSYHTAMEAVDRLRQDGVAAGVITLYVLRPFPAKELRVLCHNAFTILVADRQDSYGAGGGNMSLELKAALSSLPHPPRILSRIYGLGGKDFFVEDALALFKEALSPDAPAFDYYGVTAGTEASDEETSGTSGRADPAMAVSAMQPQYFKPVTKEESTPGLTTCTFDPTTGEMKVSGGSVKDTTAMPMRVAPGHGACPGCGIPINVNLLLKGIEGNVVLLFQTGCGMVVTTGYPKTAFRVPFLHNLFQNGAATLSGVVEAFHQRQKRGEYPDGEITFVMVSGDGGMDIGMGSALGTALRGHKLIIFEYDNGGYMNTGYQLSYSTPLGAKSSTSHVGKTQYGKNFFHKDTPELMAATHIPYVATVAESNPTDFIRKAAKAAAYSREFGTAYIKALSACPLNWNDKPNLERSVIAAAVDCCYFPLYEIERGITALNYDPASSNKKIPVTEWLGMMGRTRHLLKEEYRSVAEEIQKEIDRRYARLRARAEHPLL, encoded by the coding sequence ATGGAAAAACAAAAAATTATGTATGACAGCGGCAATGAGCTTGCTGCATTTGCCGCAAAGCAGATCAACTATCACGTCATGGGGTATTATCCGATCACGCCCTCTACACAGATTGCGGAAAATCTGGATGTCATGGGCGCGGAGGGGCTTCACGACATTGCCCTGATCGCCGCCGAGGGAGAACACAGCGCCGCCGGCATCTGCTACGGCGCCTCAGCCGCTGGAGGCCGTGTATTTAATGCCACCAGCGCCAACGGGCTTTTGTACGCCTTAGAACAGTTTCCGGTGCAGTCCGGCACACGCATGCCGATGGTCATGAATGTTGCATGCCGCACGGTTTCCGGCCCTTTGTGCATCAAAGGCGATCACAGCGACGTCATGTATCTGCTCAACACCGGCTGGATCATTCTTTTTGCCGATGAACCGCAGAAAGTCTATGATTTTAACCTGCTCGGTCTAAAGCTTGCCGAGGCTGTCCGTCTCCCGGTCGCAGTCGCGTTCGACGGCTTTTTTACGAGCCATCAGAAGCGCAAGTGCCTTGTATTTGAGAATGATGACACCGTCACCCGCTATATCGGGGAAAAGCTTTCCTGTGACAACCCGAAGGTCTCCGCATTTGCCGGCACCGGCACCTGCGGCACCGCCGCAGAGCTTCCCTACGCCAGCGTCTTAGATCTCGCGCATCCGGTTTCCATCGGTTCCTATATGAACGAGCCGGATGTCATCAATAACCGCTACCAGCTCCATCTCGCCATGGAAGCCGCGAGAAACAAGCTGCCGGAGCTGTTTACGGAATATGCTGCCCTCTCCGGCAGGGAACTTTCCCTCTGCGGTGCCTACCGGCACGAGGACGCCGAGGTGCTGCTCTTTGTGCTCGGTTCCTCCTACCACACCGCCATGGAAGCCGTCGACCGGCTGCGGCAGGACGGCGTAGCGGCAGGCGTGATCACCCTCTACGTTCTGCGCCCGTTCCCCGCTAAGGAACTTCGCGTCCTCTGCCACAATGCTTTCACGATTCTTGTTGCAGACCGGCAGGACAGCTACGGCGCCGGGGGCGGCAACATGTCGCTTGAATTAAAGGCCGCTCTCTCTTCCCTGCCGCACCCGCCGCGCATTTTAAGCCGGATCTACGGTCTCGGCGGCAAGGACTTTTTCGTGGAGGACGCCCTTGCCCTCTTTAAAGAGGCACTCTCGCCGGACGCTCCGGCGTTCGATTACTACGGCGTCACTGCGGGCACGGAAGCTTCGGATGAGGAGACTTCAGGCACTTCCGGCAGAGCTGACCCGGCGATGGCGGTTTCTGCGATGCAGCCGCAATATTTTAAGCCTGTCACAAAGGAAGAATCCACACCGGGTCTTACCACCTGCACCTTCGATCCCACAACCGGGGAAATGAAAGTCTCCGGCGGCTCCGTAAAAGATACGACCGCCATGCCGATGCGCGTCGCACCGGGACACGGTGCCTGCCCGGGCTGCGGCATTCCGATCAATGTGAACCTCCTGTTAAAGGGCATCGAGGGAAATGTCGTCCTGCTGTTTCAGACCGGCTGCGGCATGGTAGTGACAACCGGCTACCCCAAAACCGCGTTCCGCGTTCCATTTCTGCACAATCTGTTTCAGAACGGCGCGGCGACCCTAAGCGGCGTTGTGGAGGCGTTTCACCAGCGCCAGAAGCGCGGGGAATATCCGGACGGCGAGATTACCTTTGTGATGGTGAGCGGTGACGGCGGCATGGATATCGGTATGGGATCGGCACTCGGCACCGCCCTGCGCGGTCATAAGCTGATCATTTTTGAGTACGATAACGGCGGCTACATGAATACCGGCTACCAGCTCTCCTACTCCACACCGCTCGGCGCAAAGAGTTCTACTTCCCATGTCGGAAAGACGCAGTACGGCAAGAACTTCTTCCACAAGGACACACCGGAGCTGATGGCCGCAACCCACATTCCCTATGTCGCCACGGTCGCAGAATCGAATCCGACCGATTTTATCCGGAAAGCGGCAAAAGCCGCCGCCTATTCCAGGGAGTTTGGCACTGCCTATATCAAGGCGCTGTCCGCCTGTCCGTTAAACTGGAATGATAAGCCCAATCTGGAGCGGAGCGTCATTGCTGCCGCCGTAGACTGCTGTTATTTTCCGCTCTACGAAATTGAGCGTGGTATCACAGCGCTGAATTATGATCCTGCTTCGAGCAATAAGAAAATCCCTGTCACAGAATGGCTGGGTATGATGGGACGCACCAGGCATCTGCTGAAGGAGGAGTACCGCTCCGTGGCCGAAGAGATCCAAAAAGAGATCGACCGGCGCTACGCCCGTCTTAGAGCGCGTGCCGAGCATCCGCTTCTGTAG
- a CDS encoding 2-oxoacid:acceptor oxidoreductase family protein, whose translation MKNTLSLPVTNENGSYEIRLESIGGLGANLCGKMLGELGALSLSLNSLSFSSYGSEKRGSPVKAYVRWCADDRPLRVNSPVTRPHLLGIFHGGLIGTYPVLEGVTVDTKIVLNTPLSADEAADKYHISIGELYCLDALVLAMESHSRINMVMLGALVRASGFIPPEAAETLCRDTIGKKYPALIEANLAGLRLGYENVKMAQGDRNLAPLPDAPADRYAWGYANAPIGGVNPRIGSTVSNDLTASREGYIPLFIQEKCINCGLCDTACPDMVFQFAPGTYRGKNCMVNRGLDYYHCKGCLRCVEVCPTGALVPALEKDYPEKPHFLPNQHLLPDAIRYQTVGANSWITSDSFTDEKRVDGGVV comes from the coding sequence GTGAAAAATACATTATCCTTACCTGTCACAAATGAAAACGGCTCCTATGAGATCCGCCTGGAGAGCATCGGCGGGCTGGGCGCCAATCTCTGCGGAAAAATGCTCGGGGAGCTCGGCGCACTGTCGCTTTCGCTCAATTCCTTAAGCTTTTCCAGCTACGGCTCCGAAAAGCGCGGTTCACCGGTCAAGGCGTATGTCCGCTGGTGCGCCGATGACCGCCCGCTGCGCGTCAACAGCCCCGTGACCCGGCCGCATCTGCTTGGCATCTTTCACGGGGGACTGATCGGCACCTACCCGGTCTTGGAGGGCGTCACCGTAGACACCAAAATCGTATTAAATACCCCCTTGTCCGCTGACGAGGCGGCAGATAAATACCATATTTCCATCGGAGAACTCTATTGTCTGGATGCGCTCGTACTTGCGATGGAAAGTCATTCCCGCATCAACATGGTCATGCTCGGTGCTCTGGTGCGCGCCAGCGGATTTATCCCGCCGGAAGCTGCCGAAACGCTCTGCCGCGATACGATCGGGAAAAAATATCCCGCACTCATCGAAGCCAATCTCGCGGGTCTGCGCCTGGGATATGAAAATGTCAAAATGGCTCAGGGCGACCGCAACCTCGCCCCTCTGCCGGACGCCCCGGCGGACCGGTATGCTTGGGGCTATGCCAACGCTCCGATCGGCGGCGTCAATCCGCGGATCGGAAGCACCGTCTCCAACGATCTGACCGCCTCGCGCGAAGGGTACATTCCCCTTTTTATTCAGGAAAAATGTATCAACTGCGGACTGTGTGACACGGCATGCCCGGATATGGTCTTCCAGTTTGCTCCCGGCACCTACCGCGGAAAAAACTGCATGGTCAACCGGGGGCTTGACTACTATCACTGCAAGGGCTGCCTGCGCTGTGTGGAAGTCTGCCCCACCGGCGCACTCGTGCCGGCACTCGAAAAAGATTACCCGGAAAAACCGCATTTTCTTCCGAATCAGCATCTGCTGCCCGACGCCATCCGCTATCAGACCGTCGGTGCGAATTCCTGGATCACAAGCGATTCTTTTACCGACGAAAAGCGGGTCGACGGAGGCGTCGTATAA
- a CDS encoding SLC13 family permease, producing MFITNDVALLTFVPFACTILQKCHQERLIVTTFVLQTLAANLGSMLTPVGNPQNLYLYSISGAGLGEFIGWMAPYTLVSGVLLLLVVFVLSAGKCRISLETGSLLQVSSASGRKKNGIYLALFALSLFSVARVLPWELMLAVVLIVLIFTDRAVFLQVDYCLLFTFISFFIFIGNMGNIEAVRSVLQSLVAGRELAVGIGASQIISNVPAALLLADFTHDLKNLAIGVNLGGLGTLIASMASLISYKIYAHNYNKTKGHYLLWFTIANVLFLAVLVLVYVFIS from the coding sequence ATGTTTATCACAAACGACGTCGCACTTCTGACGTTTGTGCCGTTTGCGTGCACGATCCTGCAGAAATGCCACCAGGAGCGGCTGATTGTGACAACGTTTGTGCTGCAGACGCTTGCAGCGAATCTGGGGAGCATGCTGACGCCGGTCGGGAATCCGCAGAATCTGTATCTTTACAGCATCTCCGGTGCCGGGCTGGGTGAATTTATCGGATGGATGGCGCCGTATACGCTCGTGTCAGGTGTGCTTCTGCTGCTTGTCGTGTTCGTGCTCAGTGCGGGAAAATGCCGGATCTCGCTGGAGACCGGTTCGCTTTTGCAGGTGTCCAGCGCATCCGGCAGGAAGAAAAACGGGATTTATCTGGCGCTCTTTGCATTAAGCCTGTTTTCGGTAGCGCGGGTGCTTCCGTGGGAGCTGATGCTCGCCGTGGTGCTCATTGTGCTCATTTTTACGGATCGTGCGGTGTTTTTGCAGGTGGATTACTGTCTGCTGTTTACGTTTATCAGTTTCTTCATCTTCATCGGCAATATGGGGAATATCGAGGCGGTACGGTCTGTCCTGCAAAGTCTTGTGGCGGGCAGGGAACTGGCGGTTGGCATCGGGGCGAGCCAGATCATCAGCAATGTTCCTGCAGCTCTGCTTCTGGCGGATTTTACGCACGATCTGAAAAATCTTGCGATCGGCGTGAATCTGGGCGGACTGGGAACGCTCATCGCGTCGATGGCGAGCCTGATCTCTTATAAGATCTACGCGCACAATTATAATAAGACGAAAGGGCACTACCTCCTGTGGTTTACGATCGCAAACGTACTGTTTCTGGCAGTACTTGTGCTGGTCTATGTTTTCATTTCATAG
- a CDS encoding DMT family transporter — protein MSDRKMNVESLRGTVCVLLSAVCFSTGGVLIKSIPWSSVTIQGARSIFSALVVGCYMLLRRQKFVWNKTVFFGAVCNTVMAFAFVAATKLTTAANAIVLQFTEPVFVILLMWLIFHKKPGRDAVFACAGVFAGIFCFFYTSLDAGAMAGNLLAILSGLAYALVMMQKKFRGADFESSLLVSCALSAAIGIPFYGQESEMSLHIWFFVLLLGVVQFGLSYVFLSRGLDAVSPVTASLTSTIEPILNPVLVAVFYGETIGATAVIGALLVVGSATVYNVRQAKNAA, from the coding sequence ATGAGTGATAGAAAAATGAATGTGGAAAGCCTGAGGGGAACAGTCTGCGTGCTGCTATCGGCAGTCTGTTTCAGCACCGGAGGCGTTTTAATCAAATCGATCCCGTGGTCGTCGGTGACGATCCAGGGAGCGCGCAGTATCTTCTCGGCGCTGGTTGTGGGATGTTACATGCTTCTGCGCCGCCAGAAGTTCGTGTGGAATAAGACGGTGTTCTTCGGCGCGGTGTGCAATACGGTGATGGCGTTTGCCTTTGTGGCGGCGACCAAGCTCACGACAGCCGCCAACGCGATTGTGCTGCAGTTCACGGAGCCGGTGTTTGTCATTCTTCTGATGTGGCTGATCTTTCACAAAAAGCCGGGGCGGGATGCGGTGTTTGCCTGCGCGGGAGTCTTTGCCGGGATTTTCTGCTTCTTTTATACGTCGCTGGATGCCGGAGCCATGGCGGGGAATCTGCTCGCGATTCTCTCAGGTCTTGCCTATGCGCTTGTGATGATGCAGAAAAAATTCCGCGGAGCGGACTTTGAATCGTCGCTTCTGGTGTCCTGTGCGCTGAGCGCGGCGATCGGAATCCCGTTTTACGGGCAGGAGAGCGAAATGTCACTGCATATCTGGTTCTTCGTGCTGCTGCTCGGCGTGGTACAGTTCGGTCTGTCCTATGTGTTCCTGTCGCGGGGACTGGATGCAGTCTCTCCGGTCACAGCGTCTCTGACCTCGACGATCGAGCCAATCTTAAATCCGGTTCTGGTGGCTGTTTTTTATGGGGAGACAATCGGTGCAACCGCTGTTATCGGTGCCCTGCTGGTGGTTGGTTCGGCAACGGTCTACAATGTAAGGCAGGCAAAAAACGCTGCCTGA
- a CDS encoding ethanolamine ammonia-lyase reactivating factor EutA — MQTEEILSAGIDIGTSTTQLVFSRMILQNTGGFGRIPQIKVVSKEVIYESEIYFTPLSSREEIDGERVHEIIKKEYEKAGVCPADLATGAVIITGETSRKRNAESVVRAIADVAGEFVVATAGADLESVLAGKGAGAADLSQKTGKRVVNLDIGGGTTNICVFEDGNMVDTACLDIGGRLIRVKDGRVIYMAPKLQWLCGRLEIDLAEGGTAEPEKLRRLTAAMAELLAEAVHLAPEAAELSYMQTNHLLADGTPSDIVMFSGGVAACFGEEEDLFRYGDIGILLAQAIRKNEAFRRAAVTDARETMRATVIGAGNYSMNISGSTIEYTTKPFPLKNIPVVKLPLEREEEIEKLPENMHRALLLYREDQEKDRQVALAMKGLKCPTFAQVQRIAELIADQYVRECGMDRHLILVLEEDIGKAIGQALHHRLKEKCSVICIDGISCGSGDFIDLGEPVASGNVIPVIVKTLIFNG; from the coding sequence ATGCAGACGGAAGAGATTTTAAGTGCCGGAATTGATATTGGAACGTCGACGACGCAGCTTGTGTTCAGCAGGATGATTCTCCAGAACACAGGCGGATTTGGCAGAATTCCACAGATCAAGGTAGTGTCCAAGGAGGTCATTTACGAGAGTGAGATTTATTTTACACCGCTGTCATCCCGGGAGGAGATTGATGGGGAGCGCGTGCATGAGATTATAAAAAAGGAGTATGAGAAGGCGGGCGTTTGTCCGGCAGATCTTGCAACCGGAGCCGTCATCATCACGGGGGAGACTTCCCGGAAAAGAAATGCCGAGTCGGTAGTACGGGCGATTGCCGACGTGGCGGGAGAGTTTGTCGTGGCGACAGCGGGAGCGGATCTGGAGTCTGTTTTGGCAGGAAAAGGTGCGGGAGCCGCAGATTTGTCCCAAAAGACGGGGAAGCGGGTAGTCAATCTGGATATCGGCGGCGGCACGACAAATATCTGTGTCTTTGAGGACGGAAATATGGTTGATACGGCATGCCTCGACATCGGCGGCAGACTGATCCGCGTGAAGGACGGCAGAGTGATCTACATGGCGCCAAAGCTGCAATGGCTGTGCGGCAGGCTTGAGATTGATCTTGCGGAGGGCGGGACGGCAGAACCGGAAAAGCTGCGCAGACTCACCGCTGCGATGGCGGAACTTCTTGCGGAGGCAGTGCATCTGGCGCCGGAGGCAGCAGAGCTTTCCTACATGCAGACCAACCATCTTCTGGCGGATGGCACGCCGTCCGATATTGTGATGTTCTCCGGCGGGGTGGCGGCATGCTTCGGGGAAGAGGAGGATCTGTTCCGCTATGGGGACATCGGAATCCTTTTGGCGCAGGCGATCCGGAAGAACGAAGCGTTTCGCCGGGCGGCAGTGACGGATGCGCGGGAAACCATGCGGGCGACGGTGATCGGCGCAGGAAACTACAGCATGAACATTTCCGGAAGTACGATTGAGTACACGACGAAACCGTTTCCGTTAAAAAATATTCCGGTGGTGAAGCTTCCACTGGAGCGTGAGGAAGAGATTGAAAAACTGCCGGAAAACATGCACCGGGCGCTTCTGCTTTACCGGGAGGATCAGGAAAAAGACCGGCAGGTGGCGCTTGCCATGAAGGGGTTAAAGTGCCCTACTTTCGCACAGGTACAAAGAATAGCAGAACTGATTGCAGACCAGTATGTCAGGGAGTGCGGCATGGACAGGCATCTGATCCTGGTGCTTGAGGAGGATATCGGAAAAGCAATCGGGCAGGCGCTGCATCACAGACTGAAAGAGAAGTGCAGCGTTATCTGCATCGATGGAATCAGCTGCGGGAGCGGAGATTTTATTGATCTGGGCGAACCGGTTGCATCGGGTAACGTCATTCCCGTGATAGTAAAGACATTGATATTTAATGGTTAG
- a CDS encoding ethanolamine ammonia-lyase subunit EutB, giving the protein MILKTRMLGQTYEFKDVKDVLAKASEKKSGDELAGVGAESALERIAAKEVLAQLTVADLTEHPVVPYEEDAVTRIIQDDIDETVYGTIKDRTIQEMREWILCDATDSGALMRASRGMTSEVIAGISKIMSNMDLILAGSKIRVTATCNTTIGTENVLASRLQPNHPVDDVEGVAASTLEGLSYGIGDAVIGLNPAIDTVDSTLAIWKVLGDIRDKYEIPTQTCVLSHVTTQMEALRTGQGSADLCFQSIAGSEAALSAFGINTGMLSEAEMLFREEGPAKGPNVMYFETGQGSELSSSAAFGSDQQTMECRCYGLARHYHPFLVNTVVGFMGPEYIYDTKQLTRAALEDVFCGHLHGLPMGCDVCYTNHMPTDQNDSETILTLLGTAGVHYVMGLPQADDIMLMYQSTSYHDVASIRQLLKKEPIPEFKAWLEKRGIWENGHLGPNAGDPSIFFK; this is encoded by the coding sequence ATGATATTAAAGACACGGATGCTGGGGCAGACCTATGAATTTAAGGATGTAAAAGATGTGCTGGCAAAGGCGAGCGAGAAAAAATCGGGAGACGAGCTGGCAGGCGTCGGGGCGGAGAGCGCCTTAGAGCGGATTGCCGCCAAGGAGGTGCTGGCGCAGCTGACCGTGGCAGATTTAACAGAGCATCCTGTAGTGCCCTACGAGGAGGATGCGGTGACGCGGATCATTCAGGATGATATCGATGAAACGGTCTACGGCACGATCAAGGACAGAACGATCCAGGAGATGCGGGAGTGGATTCTCTGTGACGCCACAGACAGCGGGGCGCTGATGCGCGCAAGCCGGGGAATGACCAGCGAAGTGATTGCCGGGATTTCCAAGATTATGAGCAATATGGATCTGATTCTTGCCGGAAGCAAGATCCGGGTGACGGCGACCTGCAATACCACGATCGGCACGGAAAACGTGCTTGCGTCGAGACTGCAGCCCAATCATCCGGTGGATGATGTGGAAGGCGTGGCAGCCAGCACCTTAGAGGGACTCAGCTACGGCATCGGTGACGCCGTCATCGGACTGAATCCGGCAATTGATACGGTGGACAGCACACTTGCGATCTGGAAAGTGCTCGGGGACATCCGGGATAAATATGAGATTCCGACACAGACCTGTGTGCTCTCACATGTGACAACACAGATGGAAGCGCTTAGAACCGGGCAGGGAAGCGCCGATCTGTGTTTCCAGTCGATTGCGGGATCGGAGGCGGCGCTCTCGGCGTTTGGCATCAATACCGGGATGCTGTCGGAGGCGGAGATGCTGTTTCGGGAGGAGGGACCGGCAAAGGGTCCCAACGTCATGTATTTTGAGACCGGGCAGGGTTCGGAACTGTCATCCTCGGCGGCGTTTGGCAGCGATCAGCAGACGATGGAATGCAGATGTTACGGTCTGGCACGGCACTATCACCCGTTTCTGGTGAACACGGTGGTAGGTTTCATGGGACCGGAGTATATCTACGACACCAAGCAGCTCACGAGGGCGGCGCTCGAGGACGTCTTCTGTGGGCATCTGCACGGACTGCCGATGGGATGCGACGTATGTTATACGAACCACATGCCGACCGATCAGAACGACTCGGAGACGATCCTGACACTTCTGGGAACGGCGGGCGTTCACTATGTGATGGGACTGCCGCAGGCGGATGATATTATGCTGATGTATCAGTCCACCAGCTATCACGATGTGGCGAGTATCCGGCAGCTGCTGAAAAAGGAGCCGATACCGGAGTTTAAAGCATGGCTTGAAAAACGGGGCATCTGGGAAAACGGGCATCTCGGTCCGAACGCCGGAGACCCGTCCATATTCTTTAAATAG
- the eutC gene encoding ethanolamine ammonia-lyase subunit EutC, protein MSEKETACLRDITETDIMEYMQVEHPHNEKELWKMKHATPARIGIGRCGARYTTEAQLRFLAAHAAANDAVFNEVPKEVVKELGVFEVRTRCSNKNEMLLRPDWGREFLPDARQKIAENCIHHPQVQIYFGDGLCSPSIKANIPDLFPTIKMGLEDKGITVGTPFFVRYCRVNTARTIGPLLDAEVTCVLIGERPGLLTSESMSAYIAYHARPDMLESEYTVVSNISRHGVPPVEAAAHIADLIAQILEKKKSGVEFSKAE, encoded by the coding sequence ATGAGTGAAAAAGAGACCGCCTGCCTCCGCGATATTACAGAGACAGACATTATGGAATATATGCAGGTGGAGCACCCGCACAATGAAAAGGAACTCTGGAAGATGAAGCATGCGACGCCCGCGCGGATCGGGATCGGACGGTGCGGCGCACGCTATACGACCGAGGCACAGCTCCGGTTTCTGGCGGCGCATGCGGCGGCAAACGACGCGGTGTTCAATGAAGTGCCAAAGGAAGTGGTAAAGGAACTTGGCGTTTTTGAGGTGCGGACAAGATGTTCCAATAAAAACGAAATGCTTCTCCGCCCGGACTGGGGCAGGGAGTTTTTGCCGGATGCCAGACAAAAAATTGCGGAAAACTGCATTCACCATCCGCAGGTTCAGATTTATTTTGGCGACGGTCTGTGCTCGCCGTCCATCAAGGCGAACATTCCGGATCTGTTTCCAACCATAAAAATGGGTCTGGAGGATAAGGGAATTACCGTCGGGACGCCGTTTTTCGTGCGGTATTGCAGAGTGAATACCGCGCGGACGATCGGACCGCTCCTGGATGCGGAGGTGACCTGCGTGCTCATCGGAGAGCGCCCGGGTCTTCTGACGTCGGAGAGCATGTCGGCATATATCGCCTACCATGCGAGACCGGACATGCTTGAGTCGGAGTATACGGTCGTATCGAATATCAGCAGGCACGGTGTGCCGCCGGTGGAGGCAGCCGCACATATTGCGGATCTGATCGC